The following proteins are encoded in a genomic region of Paenibacillus sp. FSL R7-0273:
- the tsaA gene encoding tRNA (N6-threonylcarbamoyladenosine(37)-N6)-methyltransferase TrmO has protein sequence MSASEIYNVVPVGAVSGSQHNLQIEIKAEYRAALKGLEEFSHCQILWWIHEFADDMFRTTTQIEPPYDAPVTGVFASRSPVRPNPIGLSVAEIISVDSVEGIIEVGGLDAYPGTPVLDIKAYFPTTDRVRHVRVPAWASSWGEWVGE, from the coding sequence ATGTCCGCTTCAGAAATATATAATGTAGTTCCAGTAGGTGCAGTCTCCGGAAGTCAGCATAACCTGCAGATCGAGATTAAGGCTGAGTATAGAGCAGCACTCAAGGGATTAGAGGAGTTCAGCCACTGCCAGATTCTCTGGTGGATTCATGAGTTTGCCGATGATATGTTCCGGACAACTACACAGATTGAGCCTCCTTATGATGCTCCGGTAACAGGTGTATTTGCCTCCCGTTCCCCGGTTAGACCCAATCCTATTGGACTTAGTGTAGCAGAGATTATCTCTGTTGATTCGGTTGAAGGGATTATTGAGGTTGGCGGGCTGGATGCTTATCCGGGAACACCAGTGTTAGATATAAAAGCTTACTTTCCCACTACGGACCGTGTCCGCCATGTGAGGGTTCCAGCTTGGGCATCCTCATGGGGTGAATGGGTAGGAGAGTAA
- the purQ gene encoding phosphoribosylformylglycinamidine synthase subunit PurQ translates to MKFAVLVFPGSNCDIDCYKAVEESLGEPVDYVWHTATDLSAYDCILVPGGFSYGDYLRCGAISRFAPVMAEVAKAAEQGKFVLGICNGFQILTEAGLLPGALRRNMSMKFRCHDTVLKVVNNTTPFTVDYAKDEEIVIPIAHGEGNYYCDEETLASLQANNQIVFTYSDNPNGSVADIAGISNAAGNVVGMMPHPERAANSLLGSEDGKRMFTSILKTWRERYDAASIR, encoded by the coding sequence ATGAAATTTGCTGTACTTGTCTTTCCGGGCTCCAATTGTGACATTGACTGCTACAAGGCTGTAGAAGAAAGCCTCGGTGAACCCGTTGATTATGTGTGGCATACGGCAACCGACCTGTCGGCGTATGACTGCATTCTCGTGCCAGGGGGCTTCTCCTATGGTGACTATCTGCGCTGCGGCGCGATTTCCCGGTTCGCTCCGGTAATGGCTGAAGTAGCCAAGGCGGCGGAGCAGGGCAAATTCGTGCTCGGCATCTGCAACGGGTTCCAGATTCTGACCGAAGCCGGCCTCCTGCCGGGGGCGCTGCGCCGCAACATGTCGATGAAGTTCCGCTGTCATGACACGGTGCTTAAGGTCGTTAACAACACCACTCCGTTTACGGTTGATTATGCGAAGGATGAGGAGATTGTCATTCCGATCGCACATGGCGAAGGCAATTATTACTGTGATGAAGAGACGCTTGCTTCTTTGCAGGCGAACAATCAGATCGTGTTCACATACAGCGATAACCCGAACGGCTCGGTAGCCGATATTGCGGGGATCAGCAACGCGGCAGGCAATGTGGTAGGCATGATGCCTCACCCGGAACGTGCAGCTAACAGTCTGCTCGGCTCGGAAGACGGCAAACGGATGTTTACATCCATTCTCAAGACTTGGAGGGAACGTTATGACGCAGCAAGTATCCGCTAA
- the purK gene encoding 5-(carboxyamino)imidazole ribonucleotide synthase yields MSEEQGHAGQANGEAKSAAAPRTLLPGRTTIGVLGGGQLGRMMALAGSAMGYRFVALDPAPDAPCGQVSPQITAAYNDQGAARELAQRADVITYEFENVDAGVAALLTEESYVPQGSALLYTTQHRLREKAAIEAAGVPVAPYRKVGSLAELIAAAAGLGLPCVLKTATGGYDGKGQAVIRQPEELEAAFRQVAPGAAEGAEAPELVLEKFVKFQCEISVIAARSTSGEVKSFPPAENIHVNNILHLSIVPARVSEEILQRACELAERLIAGLDAVGLLAVEMFVTEDGEIFVNELAPRPHNSGHYTMDACATSQFEQHIRAVCNLPLGDTRLLTPVVMVNVLGQHLDGVIERTGQADEAAYKLGVVPKLHIYGKSESKTGRKMGHINLLCKDTGDGLSWVEQTNLWRN; encoded by the coding sequence ATGAGCGAGGAACAGGGGCATGCCGGACAAGCCAATGGTGAGGCCAAAAGTGCCGCAGCCCCCCGCACGCTGCTGCCGGGACGGACGACGATCGGCGTGCTCGGCGGCGGCCAGCTCGGCCGGATGATGGCGCTCGCTGGCAGCGCCATGGGCTACCGCTTTGTGGCGCTGGACCCGGCGCCGGATGCGCCCTGCGGGCAGGTATCGCCGCAGATTACCGCGGCATACAACGACCAGGGCGCGGCGCGGGAGCTGGCGCAGCGCGCAGATGTGATCACGTACGAGTTCGAGAATGTCGATGCCGGCGTAGCCGCCTTGCTGACAGAGGAATCGTACGTGCCGCAGGGCAGCGCGCTGCTGTATACGACGCAGCACCGGCTGCGCGAGAAGGCGGCGATCGAGGCTGCGGGCGTGCCCGTCGCCCCGTACCGCAAGGTCGGCAGCCTGGCGGAGCTTATCGCTGCAGCTGCCGGGCTGGGCCTGCCCTGTGTGCTGAAGACCGCCACAGGGGGTTATGACGGCAAGGGACAAGCCGTCATCCGCCAGCCGGAGGAGCTGGAAGCCGCGTTCAGGCAGGTAGCGCCTGGCGCTGCGGAAGGAGCCGAAGCCCCGGAGCTGGTGCTGGAGAAATTCGTGAAATTCCAGTGTGAAATTTCGGTCATTGCCGCACGCAGCACCTCAGGGGAAGTGAAAAGCTTCCCGCCGGCGGAGAACATCCATGTGAACAACATTTTGCATCTGTCGATCGTGCCTGCCCGGGTCTCTGAAGAGATTCTGCAGCGTGCCTGCGAGCTGGCCGAACGGCTGATCGCGGGACTGGATGCTGTCGGACTGCTGGCTGTAGAGATGTTCGTTACGGAAGACGGGGAAATCTTCGTCAACGAGCTGGCGCCGCGGCCGCATAATTCGGGACACTACACAATGGATGCCTGCGCGACCTCGCAGTTCGAGCAGCATATCCGGGCAGTCTGCAATTTACCGCTTGGGGATACGAGGCTGCTGACCCCTGTGGTCATGGTAAATGTGCTGGGGCAGCATCTGGACGGAGTAATAGAACGGACAGGACAGGCTGATGAAGCGGCATACAAGCTGGGGGTTGTACCCAAGCTTCATATATACGGCAAGAGCGAGAGCAAGACCGGCCGCAAAATGGGCCATATCAACCTGCTCTGCAAGGATACCGGCGACGGGCTGTCCTGGGTAGAGCAAACTAACCTTTGGAGGAACTGA
- a CDS encoding universal stress protein: MLFSKILLAYDGSKASNQALERAIELAKVTPGSSIYVVHAFEFPRFFIGEALAPLPASVNKDYYDLAVQTTDEVRGRLEAEGLNATVELLQGSPAEVILTYAKEQGMDVIVIGSRGLGGIREFVLGSVSHNVVQSARIPVLVVK, translated from the coding sequence ATGTTATTCTCTAAAATTTTGCTCGCCTATGACGGTTCCAAAGCTTCCAATCAAGCGCTTGAGCGGGCGATCGAACTGGCTAAGGTAACTCCCGGATCTTCCATTTACGTCGTACACGCATTTGAATTCCCGCGGTTCTTCATCGGGGAAGCTCTCGCGCCTCTGCCGGCTTCAGTGAACAAGGATTATTATGATTTGGCTGTGCAGACTACGGATGAGGTCAGAGGGCGTCTGGAAGCAGAAGGCCTGAATGCGACGGTTGAGCTGCTGCAGGGTTCTCCGGCTGAAGTAATTCTCACCTATGCCAAGGAGCAGGGAATGGACGTAATCGTAATCGGCAGCCGCGGACTCGGCGGAATACGCGAATTTGTTCTGGGCAGTGTCAGCCACAATGTGGTGCAAAGTGCACGGATTCCGGTGCTGGTTGTAAAATAA
- the purS gene encoding phosphoribosylformylglycinamidine synthase subunit PurS, producing the protein MLKATVYVTIKKSVLDPQGVAVQGALHSVGFQEVESLRIGKYMELTLDTDNRAEAEGRLKEMCEKLLANTVIEDYRYELED; encoded by the coding sequence ATGTTAAAAGCGACAGTCTATGTCACCATCAAGAAAAGCGTGCTCGATCCCCAAGGTGTTGCCGTGCAGGGAGCTCTTCATTCGGTAGGTTTTCAGGAAGTCGAAAGTTTGCGCATCGGTAAGTACATGGAGCTTACGCTCGACACGGACAACCGCGCTGAAGCGGAAGGACGCCTCAAGGAAATGTGTGAAAAGCTGCTGGCCAACACGGTGATCGAGGATTACCGCTACGAATTGGAGGACTAA
- the purE gene encoding 5-(carboxyamino)imidazole ribonucleotide mutase — MSVQVGVIMGSKSDWETMEHACAVLEELNVPYEKKVVSAHRTPDLMFRYAEEAAGRGLKVIIAGAGGAAHLPGMVAAKTILPVIGVPVQTKALNGLDSLLSIVQMPGGIPVATVAIGRAGAVNAGLLAAQILGAFDPEVQSRVLVRRERIEREVLESSESL; from the coding sequence ATGTCAGTGCAGGTTGGAGTAATCATGGGCAGCAAGTCGGACTGGGAGACGATGGAGCATGCCTGTGCGGTGCTGGAGGAGCTGAACGTACCGTATGAGAAAAAGGTAGTTTCAGCGCACCGCACACCGGATCTGATGTTCCGTTATGCGGAGGAGGCAGCGGGCCGCGGACTGAAGGTTATTATTGCCGGAGCAGGCGGAGCGGCGCATCTGCCGGGGATGGTGGCTGCGAAGACGATTTTGCCTGTAATTGGTGTACCCGTGCAGACCAAAGCGTTGAACGGGCTGGATTCGCTGCTGTCCATCGTGCAGATGCCGGGCGGCATTCCGGTGGCAACGGTGGCAATCGGCCGGGCCGGAGCGGTCAATGCAGGGCTGCTGGCCGCGCAGATCCTCGGCGCGTTTGACCCTGAAGTGCAGAGCCGGGTGCTGGTGCGGCGCGAAAGAATCGAGCGCGAAGTGCTGGAAAGCAGCGAGAGCTTATGA
- a CDS encoding MFS transporter, with product MALIEKQQKQVQSAAQAPGGRGSSRFFFLAIVFMFWFSSYIYVPVLSPYVEHLGASYVMVGAVLGVYGLMQILFRLPIGIGSDYLNRRRPFIYLGLIASGASCLIFMAGADPVWALVARAVSGIAASAWVVYSVMFAGYFPKEEAGKAMGMLQFTTVIAQLSSMMISGYMVEHWGWNMPFIVGSIVAVLAMLLVLRLPEQRQEKREGGIRLKDLAGVMKEPLLVKVSLLSVLAHCVLFITMFGYTPNQALDIGASKESLGWLTLAFMVPHAAATLYGSRMFGRLLGDRGTLMLGFAGSAVFTLLIPSMPTLAALCATQVGNGFMQGLIFPLLLGKSVSDVAPFKRATAMGFYQAVYAVGMSGGPFVAGWMSAAYGLKGGFWLGGMAAALAALLSWIWLRDTGVSAKKLNRAG from the coding sequence ATGGCACTTATAGAAAAGCAGCAGAAGCAGGTACAGTCGGCAGCACAAGCTCCGGGCGGAAGGGGGAGCAGCCGGTTTTTCTTTTTGGCAATCGTCTTTATGTTCTGGTTCTCCTCTTATATTTATGTACCTGTGCTTTCACCGTATGTGGAACACCTGGGCGCATCGTATGTTATGGTCGGTGCAGTACTTGGCGTATACGGGCTGATGCAGATTCTGTTCCGGCTGCCGATCGGTATCGGGTCGGACTATTTGAACCGGCGGCGGCCGTTCATTTATCTGGGGCTGATTGCAAGCGGAGCAAGCTGCCTGATTTTTATGGCCGGGGCAGATCCGGTGTGGGCACTTGTAGCACGGGCGGTTTCGGGGATTGCGGCATCCGCTTGGGTCGTATACTCGGTGATGTTCGCAGGATACTTTCCTAAAGAGGAAGCCGGAAAGGCGATGGGCATGCTGCAGTTCACTACGGTAATTGCCCAGCTGTCGAGCATGATGATCAGCGGTTACATGGTGGAGCACTGGGGCTGGAACATGCCCTTTATCGTCGGCAGCATTGTAGCGGTGCTCGCTATGCTGCTCGTCCTGCGCTTGCCGGAGCAGAGGCAGGAGAAACGTGAAGGCGGAATCCGGCTGAAAGACCTTGCAGGTGTGATGAAGGAGCCGCTCCTGGTCAAGGTCTCGCTTTTATCGGTGCTGGCGCATTGTGTACTGTTCATTACGATGTTCGGGTACACGCCGAATCAGGCGCTGGATATCGGGGCGAGCAAGGAGAGCCTGGGCTGGCTGACGCTGGCTTTTATGGTACCACATGCTGCAGCTACGCTGTACGGCTCACGCATGTTCGGCAGGCTGCTCGGAGACAGGGGGACACTGATGCTGGGCTTTGCCGGAAGTGCTGTGTTTACACTGCTGATCCCGTCCATGCCGACGCTGGCTGCGCTTTGTGCGACCCAGGTGGGCAACGGGTTTATGCAAGGGCTGATTTTTCCGCTGCTGCTTGGTAAATCTGTCTCGGATGTGGCGCCGTTTAAGCGGGCAACCGCAATGGGCTTTTATCAGGCTGTCTATGCGGTAGGGATGTCGGGCGGCCCGTTTGTGGCGGGCTGGATGAGTGCAGCATACGGGCTGAAGGGCGGTTTTTGGCTGGGCGGAATGGCTGCAGCGCTGGCTGCATTATTGTCGTGGATATGGCTGCGGGATACCGGCGTCTCTGCCAAAAAGCTTAACAGAGCAGGTTAG
- a CDS encoding DNA topoisomerase III: protein MKILVLAEKPSVAREIARVMGCGNKQKSYIEGPKYVVTWALGHLVGLAEPEDYNSKFANWALEDLPILPEKAKLKVLRETSQQYKAVQQLMKRQDIGELIVATDAAREGELLARWIMNMAGWKKPFKRLWISSQTDKAIKEGFASLRPGRDFDRLYESARCRAEADWMIGLNVTRALTCKFGAPLSAGRVQTPSLGMIMDRENEITGFRSQEYEQLTADFGSFQAGWRAQGGDGRIFDKEKTAALKDKLTGRSGRIAKVQKSEKSEPHPLAYDLTELQRDANRKFGFSAKQTSSVLQKLYEQHKLVTYPRTDSRYLTSDMTGTLKERLDSVAVGPYAALARPLLRKPLPVTKRIVDDSKVSDHHAIIPTEQTVLLNQLSAEERKLYDLIVRRFISLFYPPARYDAVAVTVSVEGESFHVKGTTVKDAGWREVYGGDMSSDEDEESSADEPAAGSVKLPELREGEAVKVQRCIVRPGRTQPPKRYNEASLLTQMEKHGLGTPATRADIIEKLVSSDTIERQGNLLHPTGKGKQLIGLVSAELRTPDLTARWESELERIARGQGKPEPFLQGIRSMAQELVSGVKGSGAEYKPHNVSDSHCPECGTRMLEKKTKRGKLLVCPADDCGYTRAGEKRLSNRRCPQCHKKMELKEGKAGLYVQCLGCGITETMDKDHKHINKREQQKLVQQYSKQESAGSNLGDLLKAAMEAKAKGK, encoded by the coding sequence ATGAAGATATTGGTGCTTGCAGAAAAGCCCTCGGTCGCGCGTGAGATTGCACGTGTAATGGGCTGCGGAAATAAACAGAAAAGCTATATTGAAGGCCCTAAATATGTCGTAACCTGGGCGCTCGGGCATCTGGTCGGCCTGGCGGAGCCGGAGGATTATAATAGTAAGTTTGCAAATTGGGCTCTGGAGGATCTGCCGATCCTGCCGGAGAAGGCCAAGCTGAAGGTGCTGCGGGAGACCAGCCAGCAGTATAAGGCGGTACAGCAGCTGATGAAGCGGCAGGATATCGGGGAACTGATCGTGGCTACGGATGCTGCGCGTGAGGGAGAGCTTTTGGCGCGGTGGATAATGAATATGGCCGGCTGGAAAAAGCCGTTTAAGCGGCTGTGGATCTCCTCGCAGACGGATAAAGCGATCAAAGAGGGCTTCGCTTCATTGCGTCCGGGACGGGACTTCGACCGGCTCTATGAGTCCGCGCGCTGCCGTGCCGAAGCAGACTGGATGATCGGGCTGAATGTGACCCGGGCGCTGACCTGTAAATTCGGTGCGCCGCTGTCGGCAGGCCGTGTTCAGACGCCTTCTCTCGGCATGATTATGGACCGGGAAAATGAGATTACCGGGTTCCGCTCACAGGAGTATGAGCAGCTTACTGCTGATTTTGGAAGCTTTCAGGCGGGATGGCGTGCCCAGGGCGGGGACGGGCGGATTTTTGATAAGGAGAAGACGGCTGCACTCAAGGATAAGCTGACCGGACGCTCGGGCCGGATTGCCAAGGTGCAGAAAAGCGAAAAAAGCGAGCCGCATCCGCTGGCCTATGATCTTACAGAGCTGCAGCGCGATGCCAACCGCAAATTCGGCTTCTCGGCCAAGCAGACCTCCAGTGTGCTGCAGAAGCTGTATGAGCAGCATAAGCTGGTTACTTATCCGCGTACGGACAGCCGTTATCTGACATCAGATATGACAGGTACACTGAAAGAACGTTTGGACAGTGTTGCTGTAGGGCCGTATGCTGCTCTGGCACGCCCGCTGCTGCGTAAGCCTCTTCCGGTTACTAAACGGATTGTGGATGACAGCAAGGTAAGCGATCACCATGCCATTATTCCAACGGAGCAGACTGTCTTACTGAATCAGCTTAGTGCAGAGGAGCGGAAGCTCTATGATCTGATTGTCCGCCGGTTCATCAGCCTGTTCTATCCGCCGGCACGTTATGATGCTGTAGCGGTGACAGTGAGCGTTGAGGGCGAAAGCTTCCATGTCAAAGGCACGACAGTAAAGGATGCCGGCTGGCGTGAGGTCTATGGCGGAGATATGAGCAGCGATGAGGATGAAGAGAGTTCTGCTGATGAGCCGGCGGCCGGCAGTGTAAAGCTGCCGGAGCTGCGTGAGGGGGAAGCCGTTAAGGTTCAGCGCTGCATTGTACGTCCCGGACGGACACAGCCGCCTAAGCGTTATAATGAAGCATCTCTGCTGACCCAGATGGAGAAGCACGGGCTTGGTACGCCGGCTACCCGCGCGGATATCATTGAGAAGCTGGTCAGCTCAGATACGATCGAGCGTCAGGGTAATTTACTTCATCCGACAGGTAAAGGCAAGCAGCTGATCGGGCTGGTGTCAGCGGAGCTACGCACGCCGGATCTTACGGCACGCTGGGAAAGCGAGCTTGAGCGGATCGCGCGCGGACAGGGTAAGCCGGAGCCGTTCCTGCAGGGCATCCGCAGCATGGCACAGGAGCTGGTCTCCGGTGTAAAAGGCAGCGGAGCGGAATACAAGCCGCATAATGTCTCGGACAGCCATTGTCCGGAATGCGGGACGAGAATGCTGGAGAAGAAGACGAAGCGCGGCAAGCTGCTGGTCTGTCCGGCTGACGACTGCGGCTATACCCGGGCTGGCGAGAAGCGGCTATCGAACCGCCGCTGCCCGCAGTGCCACAAGAAAATGGAGCTAAAAGAGGGTAAAGCCGGCCTGTATGTGCAGTGTCTCGGCTGCGGGATAACAGAAACGATGGATAAAGACCACAAGCATATTAACAAGCGCGAGCAGCAGAAGCTGGTGCAGCAGTACAGCAAGCAGGAAAGTGCCGGCTCGAATCTTGGCGATCTGCTTAAAGCAGCTATGGAGGCCAAGGCGAAGGGGAAATAA
- a CDS encoding phosphoribosylaminoimidazolesuccinocarboxamide synthase has translation MTHPAVSTAVELVNAPLLYKGKVRELYDLGEQVLIVVTDRISAFDYVLDPAVPDKGNVLNRLSAFWFGLTKSLIENHVVHIDVDQLGGIVKDREALKNRIMVVRKAERIDIECVVRGCITGGGWRQYQETGKVNGIELPQGLRKNAVLAQPIFTPAAKNDVGHDEDIPFEQMQEQIGAELALELKEKSLKLFSFARAYCEERGIILADCKFEFGLLDGKVILIDEIFTPDASRFWAKDKYALDIEIDSMDKEPVRTYLSASSWDKNSTPDPLPQEVVEETSRRYRDIYHRLTGKDL, from the coding sequence ATGACACACCCTGCCGTATCCACGGCTGTGGAGCTCGTAAATGCACCGCTGCTCTATAAAGGAAAGGTCCGCGAATTGTACGATTTGGGGGAACAGGTACTGATCGTGGTTACGGACCGGATCTCCGCGTTTGATTATGTGCTCGATCCGGCTGTGCCGGACAAAGGCAATGTGCTGAACCGGCTGAGCGCCTTCTGGTTCGGGCTGACGAAGAGCCTGATCGAAAACCACGTCGTGCACATTGATGTCGATCAGCTCGGCGGTATTGTAAAGGACCGGGAAGCGCTCAAAAACCGCATCATGGTCGTGCGCAAAGCCGAAAGAATTGACATTGAATGTGTCGTCCGCGGCTGCATTACCGGCGGAGGCTGGCGGCAGTATCAGGAGACCGGCAAGGTCAACGGGATTGAGCTTCCGCAGGGTCTGCGCAAAAACGCCGTGCTGGCCCAGCCGATCTTCACGCCAGCTGCCAAAAATGATGTCGGGCACGATGAAGACATTCCTTTTGAACAAATGCAGGAGCAGATCGGTGCAGAGCTTGCACTGGAGCTGAAGGAGAAAAGCCTGAAGCTGTTCTCTTTTGCCAGAGCGTATTGTGAGGAGCGCGGGATCATTCTCGCAGACTGCAAGTTCGAGTTCGGGCTGCTGGACGGCAAGGTGATTCTGATCGATGAGATTTTTACGCCGGATGCCTCCCGCTTCTGGGCTAAAGACAAATATGCACTTGATATCGAGATTGACAGCATGGACAAGGAGCCGGTCCGGACGTACCTTTCCGCATCCTCCTGGGACAAGAACAGCACGCCTGATCCGCTGCCGCAGGAAGTGGTAGAGGAGACCAGCCGCCGCTACCGGGATATCTATCACCGGCTTACCGGTAAGGATTTGTAA
- the purB gene encoding adenylosuccinate lyase encodes MIERYSRPEMRAIWTEENKFNAWLEVEICACEAWAELGVIPQEDAAKLRKDAKFDIDRINEIELETRHDVIAFTRAVSESLGAERKWVHYGLTSTDVVDTALGYLLRQANEILEKDIINFIEILKDKAVAYKDTPMMGRTHGVHAEPTTFGLKMALWYEEMKRNLERFRHAAGGVQFGKISGAVGTYANIDPFVEEFVCKKLGTSPAPISTQTLQRDRHAEYMAALALVATSLDKFATEIRALQKSEIREVEEAFAKGQKGSSAMPHKRNPIGCENISGLSRVIRGHMVTAYENVPLWHERDISHSSVERIILPDATMLLNYMLNRFGNIVKNLTVFPENMKRNMNRTFGVPFSGRILTKLIDKGFSREQAYDTVQPRAMQAWEEQTQFRDIVEATPEITAVLSPEEIEDAFNPTWHLKHVDTIFRKLELI; translated from the coding sequence ATGATCGAACGTTACAGCAGACCTGAAATGCGGGCCATTTGGACCGAAGAAAATAAATTCAACGCCTGGCTTGAAGTAGAAATTTGCGCTTGTGAAGCCTGGGCCGAGCTGGGAGTCATTCCGCAGGAAGACGCCGCCAAGCTGCGCAAGGATGCAAAATTCGATATTGACCGGATCAATGAAATCGAGCTGGAAACCCGCCATGATGTTATCGCCTTTACACGTGCCGTATCCGAAAGCCTGGGTGCAGAGCGCAAATGGGTGCACTACGGACTGACTTCAACAGACGTTGTTGATACAGCACTGGGTTACCTGCTGCGTCAGGCGAACGAGATTCTGGAGAAGGATATCATTAACTTTATTGAGATTCTCAAAGACAAAGCGGTAGCTTACAAGGACACTCCGATGATGGGACGCACACATGGTGTTCATGCGGAGCCTACAACTTTTGGTCTGAAAATGGCCCTGTGGTACGAGGAAATGAAACGTAACCTGGAGCGCTTCCGTCATGCGGCGGGCGGCGTTCAGTTCGGCAAAATCTCCGGCGCAGTCGGCACCTATGCCAACATCGACCCGTTCGTAGAGGAATTCGTCTGCAAGAAGCTGGGTACGAGCCCTGCACCAATCTCCACCCAGACCCTGCAGCGTGACCGCCATGCGGAATACATGGCTGCACTGGCGCTGGTAGCCACATCGCTCGACAAGTTCGCTACGGAAATCCGCGCGCTGCAAAAGAGCGAAATCCGCGAGGTGGAAGAAGCTTTTGCCAAGGGTCAAAAGGGCTCGTCTGCTATGCCGCATAAGCGCAACCCGATCGGCTGTGAAAATATCTCCGGCCTGTCCCGCGTAATCCGCGGCCACATGGTAACCGCCTACGAGAACGTGCCGCTCTGGCATGAGCGTGATATCTCGCACTCCTCAGTGGAACGGATCATCCTGCCGGATGCAACTATGCTGCTGAACTACATGCTGAACCGCTTCGGCAACATTGTGAAGAACCTGACCGTGTTCCCGGAAAATATGAAGCGCAACATGAACCGTACCTTCGGCGTTCCGTTCTCCGGCCGCATCCTGACCAAGCTGATCGACAAGGGCTTCAGCCGCGAGCAGGCATACGATACCGTTCAGCCGCGTGCAATGCAGGCCTGGGAAGAGCAGACCCAGTTCCGTGATATCGTTGAAGCCACTCCGGAAATCACCGCCGTTCTAAGCCCAGAAGAGATTGAGGATGCCTTCAATCCGACCTGGCATCTGAAGCATGTGGACACGATTTTCCGCAAGCTGGAGCTGATTTAG
- a CDS encoding DUF1294 domain-containing protein, with product MVKGVLIWFVLINIIAYVVMSEDKNKARARRDRVPEKTLFLLAFMGGALGILIAMYRKRHKTRHTSFRIGIPLLLLLNILLYGYFLR from the coding sequence ATGGTCAAAGGGGTACTGATATGGTTTGTGCTGATTAATATTATTGCCTATGTGGTGATGTCCGAGGACAAGAATAAGGCCCGGGCAAGACGGGACCGTGTGCCGGAGAAAACGCTGTTTCTGCTGGCGTTCATGGGCGGCGCGCTGGGCATACTCATTGCCATGTACCGCAAACGGCATAAAACCAGGCATACTTCCTTCCGGATCGGCATTCCGCTGCTGCTGCTGCTTAACATTCTGCTGTACGGGTATTTTTTAAGATAG